Within Suricata suricatta isolate VVHF042 chromosome 12, meerkat_22Aug2017_6uvM2_HiC, whole genome shotgun sequence, the genomic segment GGAATTCAGAACACTGATGATCCAGGACACCAGAAATAGCAGTCCACAGAGCTGGGGGTTCATGATGACTGTGTAGTGCAAagggtgacagatggccacaaaccGGTCATAGGCCATTGCAGATAGGAGAAAGTCATCCAACTCTACACagagtaagaaaaaatacatctgGCTGAGGCAGCCTGCATAGGTTATGAATTTGCTCTGAGTCTGGATGTTCCACAGCATCTTGGGGACggtggtggaggtgaagcagatgtcCACAAGGGACAGGTTggcgaggaagaagtacatgggcgtgtgGAGGGGGGAGTCAGAAATGGCAGCCAGGATGATGAGCAAATTTCCAAACACAGTGATCAGGTACATGGAGAGGAACAGCCCAAATATGAGGGGCTGTAATGCTGCTTCCTCtgaaaatcccagaagaagaaactcTGAAATTTGTGTATCATTGCTTAGTTCCATGTGGTGGAGGTGActacttagaaaagaaaataaataaataaataaaatgattaatttttaagcACATgggctttatttattcatcactctattttttttttattttttaaagattttatgtaaGTTCcatgtagttaacatacagtgttaaattagtttcagtatacaatatagtgattcaacttttCCACATATGACCCAACATGCATTAGGACCACTGCACTCCAAAATCCCTATCAgctatttcacccatttcccatctccctccccttTGGTaaatttgttctctacagttaagagtgtgtttcttggtttgcttctctctctctctttttttctttgcccatttattttgtttcttaaatccacaCGAgcgaaatcatatagtatttgtcttactctgacttattttgtttagcataataaactctagatccatccaggttgttgtaaatggcaagatttcattcttttatatatatataNNNNNNNNNNNNNNNNNNNNNNNNNNNNNNNNNNNNNNNNNNNNNNNNNNNNNNNNNNNNNNNNNNNNNNNNNNNNNNNNNNNNNNNNNNNNNNNNNNNNTTTATTCAATGGACACtggggctgtttccatagtttggcttgTGTACATATTGCTGCTATAAGCATCTGGGTCCATGTGTCCCTTTGGgttagtatttttgtgttctttaggtaaatatctagtagtgcaactgctggatcataggacaattttattttaacattttgagcaATCTTTGTACTATTTTCTAGAGTGGATGCATGGtgtgccttcccaccaacagtgtgaaagggttcccttttctccatatccccaccaacatcttttgttacctgtgttgttggttttagccattctgacaggggtgaggtgataactcattgtagttttgatttacatttccctgacaatgggtgatgttgagcatcttttcatgtgcctgttaaccatttgtatgtcttctttggaaaaatgtttattcctgtCTAATGCCCGTTTTTTAACTAGattaattgttttttgggt encodes:
- the LOC115274918 gene encoding olfactory receptor 7A10-like; this translates as MYLITVFGNLLIILAAISDSPLHTPMYFFLANLSLVDICFTSTTVPKMLWNIQTQSKFITYAGCLSQMYFFLLCVELDDFLLSAMAYDRFVAICHPLHYTVIMNPQLCGLLFLVSWLSVVSLFYCTGLGVHLSSAATQSSHSGAIASVMYIVVTPMRNPFIYSLRNRDIKRALKRIAGIPVT